The Calditrichota bacterium genome contains a region encoding:
- a CDS encoding trypsin-like peptidase domain-containing protein: MAQTQAPLLSELERDLAALVDEAKPSVVSVAAKVITCYEERREGGLFGLWGQKRSRRTVTLHNVGSGLVVDDSGHVVTRTSVVADAEEIVVRLYDGRMVPASFVGADHAAGLAVIRIPTVPRVARLGSTQNLRSGSWVTVIGSSLGMSPSVSFGLVDGLRDDGLMQLSASVAAGSAGSPVFNTRGEVVGLVAAAVGPRGHARSLLAAGDAPSYVLAYPIEQVRSVVQRIIELESVGDGWLGITVMSRDSSDRPTVTAIVEGGPAHQAGVREGDILLRFAGKELAGSDDAARAVRATAPGSTVTLEVEREGQPLSLRVTVGQRPAAPKVAVRGSFMPGWPMPEQHLAPTTIGPADQRTLEETVRRLQRRLGELEKEIRSLRRSSPKE; the protein is encoded by the coding sequence TTGGCACAGACACAGGCCCCACTGCTCAGCGAGTTGGAGCGCGACCTCGCTGCATTAGTAGATGAGGCCAAGCCCTCCGTGGTCTCGGTTGCAGCGAAAGTGATTACCTGCTATGAGGAGCGTCGAGAGGGAGGCCTTTTTGGTCTGTGGGGTCAGAAGAGGAGCAGACGCACGGTCACCCTCCACAACGTGGGATCAGGTCTGGTGGTGGACGACTCCGGGCATGTGGTGACCCGCACCTCCGTTGTGGCGGACGCGGAAGAAATTGTGGTGCGCCTGTACGACGGACGCATGGTGCCAGCGAGTTTTGTCGGTGCTGATCACGCTGCAGGGCTGGCGGTGATCCGCATTCCGACAGTGCCGCGCGTCGCCCGCCTTGGGTCCACGCAGAACCTGCGCTCCGGCTCATGGGTGACCGTGATCGGCAGCTCCTTGGGCATGTCGCCCAGTGTCTCCTTCGGTCTGGTGGACGGCCTCCGCGACGATGGGCTCATGCAGCTTTCTGCTTCGGTGGCGGCTGGCAGTGCCGGAAGTCCGGTCTTCAACACCAGAGGCGAGGTCGTGGGCCTGGTTGCTGCGGCAGTTGGCCCTCGTGGCCATGCGCGTTCCTTGCTTGCCGCAGGGGACGCGCCAAGCTACGTGCTGGCCTACCCAATCGAGCAGGTGCGAAGCGTAGTGCAACGCATCATTGAGCTGGAGAGCGTGGGCGACGGCTGGCTGGGGATCACCGTCATGTCTCGTGACTCTTCGGACAGACCCACGGTGACGGCGATTGTCGAAGGTGGTCCGGCTCACCAGGCGGGCGTGCGCGAAGGGGACATTCTCCTCCGCTTCGCCGGCAAAGAGCTCGCCGGCAGCGATGATGCTGCGCGGGCAGTGCGTGCTACTGCGCCGGGGTCCACCGTTACGCTGGAGGTGGAGCGCGAGGGGCAGCCGCTCTCCCTCCGGGTGACCGTCGGGCAGCGGCCAGCCGCTCCAAAGGTGGCAGTGAGGGGGAGCTTCATGCCCGGGTGGCCGATGCCGGAACAGCACCTCGCCCCGACCACCATCGGGCCCGCAGATCAGCGCACCCTCGAAGAGACCGTGCGCAGACTGCAACGCCGCCTGGGGGAATTGGAAAAAGAGATTCGCTCCCTCCGCCGCTCCTCACCGAAAGAATAG
- a CDS encoding XTP/dITP diphosphatase — MSAKRLVLATRNLDKVREMRQVLADVGWEVLSLEQFPGAPEVLEDGTTIEANAIKKALAIAQHTGLVALADDTGLEVAALGGAPGVCSSRYAGPAATYAENVRKLLRDLDGVPEEQRTARFRCVIAIAEGERVETVEGVCEGRITTAPRGNGGFGYDPVFLVPELGLTFAEMPLEQKNALSHRGKALREAKALLATWQTHEQRG, encoded by the coding sequence GTGAGCGCGAAGAGACTCGTCTTGGCCACCCGCAACCTGGACAAGGTGCGGGAAATGCGGCAGGTGCTGGCCGATGTTGGCTGGGAGGTCCTCTCGCTGGAGCAATTCCCTGGGGCGCCCGAAGTGCTCGAAGACGGCACCACAATCGAGGCCAATGCCATCAAGAAGGCATTGGCCATCGCCCAGCATACGGGTCTTGTCGCGCTGGCCGACGACACCGGCTTGGAAGTGGCTGCCCTGGGAGGGGCTCCCGGAGTATGTTCCAGTCGGTATGCGGGACCGGCTGCCACCTACGCCGAGAACGTGCGGAAGCTCTTGCGTGACCTGGATGGCGTGCCAGAGGAGCAGCGTACTGCCCGCTTCCGGTGCGTGATCGCGATTGCTGAGGGCGAGCGCGTCGAAACGGTGGAAGGGGTGTGCGAAGGGCGCATCACCACGGCGCCAAGGGGCAATGGTGGGTTTGGCTATGATCCGGTTTTCCTGGTGCCCGAGCTCGGACTGACGTTCGCAGAGATGCCGCTTGAGCAGAAAAATGCGCTCAGCCATCGGGGCAAGGCGCTACGGGAAGCGAAAGCGCTGCTTGCCACATGGCAGACCCATGAGCAAAGGGGATAA